ATGGAAATTCCCATAGATGGTTTGTGGAATCGTGTATTAGAGCGTTTACAGTTAGAGTTAGCTCCTCCTACCTTTGAAACTTGGATTAAGACAGCTAAAGCACAGCAACTAGAAAACAACTGCTTGGTAATATATGCTCCTAATCCTTTTGCTCGCAATTGGCTTCAGAAGTATTACATTCATACTATTGCTAATGTAGTCCAAGATATTGTGGGTTATCCAATAGAAATTTATATTACTGTAGTTGAAGATGAGGAAGTTTCTTCTTTGGGGAAACAGGAACTGGGGGGAAATTTACCAGCAATAAATCATATTTTGGCAAATGCCACTATAAATAACCAAAAAACTTCAGATTTAAATTCTAAATATGTTTTTTCTCGGTTCGTTGTTGGTGCTAATAATCGCATGGCTCATGCGGCTTCCTTAGCTGTGGCAGAATATCCAGGGAGGGAATTTAATCCGTTGTTTTTATGTGGTGGTGTGGGTTTGGGGAAAACTCACTTAATGCAAGCGATTGGTAATTATCGCTGGGAAATCTGTCCTAATTCTAAGATATTTTATGTGTCTACGGAGCAGTTTACCAATGATTTAATTACTGCAATTCGTCAAGATAGTATGCAAAGTTTCCGAGAACATTATCGGGCTGCTGATATGTTGTTAGTTGATGATATTCAATTTTTGGAGGGGAAAGAATATACTCAAGAAGAATTTTTTCATACTTTTAATACTTTACATGAGGCGGGTAAGCAAGTTGTAATTGCTTCAGATCGTCCTCCTAATCAAATTCCCAGTTTGCAAGAGCGGCTCTGTTCACGGTTTTCTATGGGGCTAATTGCGGATATTCAAACGCCTGATTTAGAAACAAGAATGGCGATTTTGCAGAAAAAAGCTGAGTATGAAAATATTCGCTTACCACGGGAAGTGGTTGAATATATTGCCACTAATTGTACTTCTAATATTCGTGAGTTGGAAGGAGCGTTAATTCGGGCTTTGGCTTATATTTCTATTTGGGGTTTACCTATGACTGTGGAAAATCTGGCCCCGATTTTAGGGACTCCTAGCCAGAAAATAGAAACGACTCCAGAGATAATTTTAAAGATAGTCGCAGATGCTTTGAATGTTTCTATTGAAGACTTAAAGAGTAATTCCCGTCGTCGAGAAATTAGTTGGGCTAGACAAATAGGAATGTATTTAATGCGACAGCTTACAAATTTGAGTTTACCGAAAATAGGTGAGGAGTTTGGTGGTAAAGACCATACAACAGTGATGTATAGTTGTGAGAAAATTACCCAGTTACGAGAGAGTGATCAGAGTTTAATTCAAACTTTACACCAATTGAGCGATCGCATTCAAATGGCCACTCGTTCGCAAAAATAGAATTAATTTCCTTGATGTTTTCCACAACCAAGAAACTAATTTATGAAATTAAAATCTCTCCTATTCAGTCTAAATTTTAAGATAAATATCATAAATGATTAATTTTTATTTAAGATTGCGGTAAAAATCCAACTTTTTGCAGAAAATCTGGGGAAAAATTGATTTTATTATTTGTCAGTTTTATGAAGTATTGTTATTTTGTAAAAATTGAGGATAGGTTTTCCACAGCTTTTCCACAGGCAAACATTTATATTAGTTGTTTTTTTATATCAGGAGCATTGACAAATGGACGAATTTATGAATGCGGCAATTTTGGAAGCTCAACAGGGTAGACAAGAAGGGGGAATTCCTATTGGTTCTGTTTTGGTGAAGGATGGTAAAATTGTCGGCAGAGGACACAATAAGCGCGTACAAGATGCTGATCCTGTTACTCATGCGGAAATTGATTGCCTCCGTAATGCGGGCAGAATTGGTAATTATAGAGGCACAACACTATACTCAACACTAATGCCGTGCTATTTGTGTGCTGGTGCTGTAGTCCAGTTTGGCATCAAAAAAGTAATTGCTGGAGAATCAAAAACTTTTCCTGGTGCTAAGGAGTTTATGGTATCTCATGGTGTGGAAGTCATAGATTTAAATTTAGATGAATGTGAACAATTGATGAGTGATTTTATTGCCACTAACCCGGAACTATGGAATGAAGATATCGGTAAATGAAGTTTGGATGTAATTTGATTAATCTGCTGATCATGAGGACAACTTTTCTGATTTTT
The window above is part of the Dolichospermum sp. DET69 genome. Proteins encoded here:
- a CDS encoding nucleoside deaminase → MDEFMNAAILEAQQGRQEGGIPIGSVLVKDGKIVGRGHNKRVQDADPVTHAEIDCLRNAGRIGNYRGTTLYSTLMPCYLCAGAVVQFGIKKVIAGESKTFPGAKEFMVSHGVEVIDLNLDECEQLMSDFIATNPELWNEDIGK
- the dnaA gene encoding chromosomal replication initiator protein DnaA — translated: MEIPIDGLWNRVLERLQLELAPPTFETWIKTAKAQQLENNCLVIYAPNPFARNWLQKYYIHTIANVVQDIVGYPIEIYITVVEDEEVSSLGKQELGGNLPAINHILANATINNQKTSDLNSKYVFSRFVVGANNRMAHAASLAVAEYPGREFNPLFLCGGVGLGKTHLMQAIGNYRWEICPNSKIFYVSTEQFTNDLITAIRQDSMQSFREHYRAADMLLVDDIQFLEGKEYTQEEFFHTFNTLHEAGKQVVIASDRPPNQIPSLQERLCSRFSMGLIADIQTPDLETRMAILQKKAEYENIRLPREVVEYIATNCTSNIRELEGALIRALAYISIWGLPMTVENLAPILGTPSQKIETTPEIILKIVADALNVSIEDLKSNSRRREISWARQIGMYLMRQLTNLSLPKIGEEFGGKDHTTVMYSCEKITQLRESDQSLIQTLHQLSDRIQMATRSQK